One part of the Glycine soja cultivar W05 chromosome 11, ASM419377v2, whole genome shotgun sequence genome encodes these proteins:
- the LOC114376406 gene encoding uncharacterized protein At2g24330-like: MGDEKGEKKEKTSPSASGGNDSKKNEKKKKGFISRIWNAIFRSNRDDFEKRLEYITKEENMAVTRLSNRSRSWRRTSRQLILFSVLFEVIAVGYAIMTTRSMDMNWKMRAIRVLPMFLLPALSSATYTAFVSFTRMCDRKDQKILESLRAERKAKIDELKEKTNYYITQQLIQRYDTDPAAKAAAATVLASKLGADSGLKVYVGDESSGVSTGKTKDVEVVQSSGLRNRKQVTSRSTSPGTTTPNYSDQQLVGSGKIDQTQTHEHNQLVVVEHHNPQSSTMNDGGWIARIAALLVGEDPTQSYELICGNCRMHNGLARKEDFPFITYYCPHCHALNKPKQSDERISGLNSHNTQSPKTDDGEEVKNASDSAAQSVIRSDNPVNTSPEIEEVSEPAISEEKS, translated from the exons ATGGGGGATGAAAAAggtgagaagaaagaaaaaactagtCCCAGTGCCAGTGGAGGGAACGATAGCAAGAAGaacgagaagaagaagaaagggttTATTTCGCGAATTTGGAACGCGATTTTCAGGTCGAACCGCGACGACTTTGAGAAGAGGCTTGAGTATATTACAAAAGAGGAAAACATGGCTGTGACTAGATTGAGCAACAGATCTCGCTCTTGGAGGCGAACCTCTCGCCAACTAATTCTATTCTCTGTTTTATTTGAG GTCATTGCTGTAGGTTATGCTATTATGACAACAAGATCAATGGATATGAATTGGAAAATGAGGGCAATCCGAGTTTTGCCAATGTTTCTTTTGCCTGCCTTGTCTTCGGCTACATATACTGCATTTGTCAGCTTCACCAGGATGT GTGATCGCAAGGACCAGAAAATTCTTGAAAGTCTTAGAGCTGAAAGGAAGGCAAAAATTGATGAGCTCAAAGAGAAGACAAATTATTACATTACTCAACAACTCATTCAG AGATATGATACAGATCCTGCAGCAAAGGCAGCAGCTGCAACTGTTTTAGCATCCAAGTTGGGTGCAGATTCGGGTTTGAAAGTGTATGTGGGGGATGAATCTTCTGGTGTTTCAACAGGGAAGACCAAGGATGTTGAAGTTGTTCAGTCTAGTGGGCTTCGAAATCGCAAACAAGTGACCTCTAGATCCACTAGTCCAGGGACAACTACACCAAATTATTCTGATCAACAATTAGTTGGTTCTGGGAAAATTGATCAAACCCAAACTCATGAGCATAATCAGCTTGTAGTTGTTGAACATCACAATCCTCAAAGTTCAACAATGAACGATGGAGGATGGATTGCTCGAATTGCAGCATTGCTTGTGGGTGAGGATCCAACACAGTCTTATGAGCTTATATGCGGTAACTGCCGCATGCATAATG GTCTTGCTCGGAAGGAGGATTTCCCATTTATTACTTATTACTGCCCACACTGTCACGCCCTGAACAAACCAAAGCAATCGGATGAGCGTATATCTGGTTTAAATTCCCATAACACTCAGTCTCCTAAAACAGATGACGGTGAAGAAGTTAAAAATGCTAGTGATTCTGCAGCCCAGAGTGTAATCAGAAGCGATAATCCCGTAAATACTAGCCCTGAGATTGAGGAAGTATCTGAACCGGCTATTTCAGAGGAGAAAAGCTAG